DNA from Candidatus Nitrospira nitrificans:
AAACGGCGCTGAATTATCAAACGCTCCGGCGACAGCAGGCGGGCTGTCGGACGGGGCTGCAACCCTACGACTCGGTGCTCATGCTGCTCACTCCGCTTGAAGATCCAGGGTTGACGGTATTACCGACGCACCGCGTTGCGACCACCCCTTTGCCGTCTTCGGACCAGATCAAGACGGCACTGGGCGACGTGTTCGAGCTTCGAGAATTCCCCTTTGACGCATCCACTCACGATCACACACGTGCACGATTCCTGGCCAGCTTGCGGACCGAAGGAAAGAATGCTCCCGTGTTCGGGCTGGCGCGCCAAGGCGACGACCGCTACGTCATCCTCACGCTGAAGCCGGCCCATCGACCTTCCATTCAGGCCTCCCCTCGAGCCAAACTCGACGTCTCCCTGCTGCAGCAGCTGATCGTGACCAGGCTCTGTCCGACGCAGCGGGAACAAGAAGCCATCCTGTACACCAAGGACGACCACGAAGCCCTGGACTGGGTGGCCAACGGAACAGGGACGGGCGCATTCCTGCTCAACGCCACGAAGGTCGGTGAAGTGCAAGCGGTCGCGGCTGCGGGGGAGCGGATGCCGCACAAATCAACGTATTTTTACCCGAAGCCGTTGACGGGGCTCGTCATCAATGTACAAGAGTAAATCATCGGTCAGCAGTCATGAGTCAGAAGAACACGCGATGCGGTCTTCAGATACCGATGACGAATGACCAATGACAGAGGCTGCGCTATGAACGCCAAGATTCTCATTGTCGACGATGACCCCGACATCGTCATGATGCTCGAGGACCGCCTCCAGGCCTCCGGGTACGAGACCGTCTCGGCCACCGAGGGGCAGGAGGCGCTTGACCGCATCGTTCACGAGTCTCCGCAGCTGATCCTCCTGGACCTCACACTGCCGAAAGTATCGGGGCTCGATGTCCTCAAGCGTTTGTCCCAGATAAAACCGTCGGAAAATATTCCCGTCATCGTCATGACCGCGCATGGCTCCGTTGAAGCCGCGGTGGAGGCCATGAAGGAAGGGGCGTACGACTTTCTGACCAAACCTCTCGACAAAGACCATCTGTTGATCGTGATTCGCAAAGCCTTGGAGCGGGATGCGCTGCGACGCCAGGTCGCCTACCTCCGCTCCGAGGTCGACGGCCGTTACGCCTCCATCGTCGGCAACAGCCCCTCCGTCAAGTCTGTCGTGGACGCGGCACAACGGGCCGCCAAATCCGATGCGAGCGTGTTGCTCCTCGGCGAAAGCGGGACCGGCAAGGAACTCTTCGCTCGGTCGATCCATCAGTGGAGCCATCGTTGCGCCATGCCGCTCATCGTCATCAACTGCGTCGCCTTGACGGAGACGTTGCTGGAGAATGAACTGTTTGGACATGAGCGAGGGGCTTTCACCGGGGCCGACCGCCAGCAGAAGGGCAAACTCGAAACGGCCGACGGCGGAACCGTCTTCCTTGACGAGATCGGAGACATGTCCCTTCCGTTGCAGGCAAAGCTGTTACGAGTCCTGCAAGACCGGGAGTTTCACCGTGTCGGCGGGTCCAAGACCGTCTCGGTGAACATTCGCATCATTGCGGCCACGAACAAGGATCTTCGGCAAGCCGTGCGAGCAGGCCAGTTTCGCGAAGACCTCTATTTTCGGCTCAACGTCGTGACTCTCACGCTGCCGCCGCTTCGCGAACGATCAGGGGACGTCCCTGCCCTGGCCCAGTTCTTTTTGGATCGGCATACGAGAGACGCGAAACGACCGGGTATGGCGTTGAGCACGGCCGCGGTCGAGGCCTTGACCCGCTATCCATGGCCGGGGAATATTCGGGAATTAGATAACGTGATCGCCCGCGCCGTCGTCTTGAGCCCGAAGGATATCATTGAACCAGAGATGTTGGCACTCCTGGCGGAGGACACCATCTTCTGTCGGAGCAAAGACGATCCGCTGCCGTAT
Protein-coding regions in this window:
- a CDS encoding sigma-54-dependent transcriptional regulator, translated to MNAKILIVDDDPDIVMMLEDRLQASGYETVSATEGQEALDRIVHESPQLILLDLTLPKVSGLDVLKRLSQIKPSENIPVIVMTAHGSVEAAVEAMKEGAYDFLTKPLDKDHLLIVIRKALERDALRRQVAYLRSEVDGRYASIVGNSPSVKSVVDAAQRAAKSDASVLLLGESGTGKELFARSIHQWSHRCAMPLIVINCVALTETLLENELFGHERGAFTGADRQQKGKLETADGGTVFLDEIGDMSLPLQAKLLRVLQDREFHRVGGSKTVSVNIRIIAATNKDLRQAVRAGQFREDLYFRLNVVTLTLPPLRERSGDVPALAQFFLDRHTRDAKRPGMALSTAAVEALTRYPWPGNIRELDNVIARAVVLSPKDIIEPEMLALLAEDTIFCRSKDDPLPYLNLPYHESMEQHSRYIIARAMELAEGNQTKAAESLKLQRTYLARLLKQQK